In Tachysurus fulvidraco isolate hzauxx_2018 chromosome 11, HZAU_PFXX_2.0, whole genome shotgun sequence, one DNA window encodes the following:
- the npat gene encoding protein NPAT: protein MLLPSDVARLVLGYLQQEGLSATSRAFILESPNLREYAEHSTEDGIIPACVFSLFGKNLTTILNEYVAAKAKETCQENQIPAVMTSLWKKLDFTLNQIKSMQNSPAVQQIQRLRTHNSIQNMRRQRVLSSPQTPAPMCISVSTPGNCVPRPIPTPQCILGHSTPVCYTSQQTRPSNISLSQSEEAPLEIMVPDHRFTPGPSGPLSPARRKCDSPRRRGGQFGISRGVTVTSMLTVESQSQEVVTENLSQMVIENAREKILNDRSLQEKLAENINKILASDNSPQISKAACNTVTEQEQSIDEILGLQGEIHMTDDAIQDILVQTESDPAFQALFDLFDYGKNKMAEGCETADRSNSAQESDELDHIDSATDTGTGQEDSTSGGETTTRILRSKNVKEAKSKRKPSPPLSTSKSVPEVSPSCAVTKQTAAPKEIAQNKRGSSRSKGIVSRKQTRGTSSSLKGQLINKAQTKSSSDPSVSSSSLSEEGASMEVDEPTSDMSQECSTEESLQQVLQEISQDSTNNKKASVSIEQAEPSPKAGAECDVEKAGRTQLVANECEALGQDVSQQPETNKPLLNTAMQEQVSRSDTTETGSPAPSFFEPLPPVVSGSTSTISSSAVINPSQSETAESDPNKIVALKIIISDEPEQQGNDSALNQAVSSISGDGIPTIFLSPPAKSLSKLLPSTPGTIITPEETAQAVSSLQGAETAGDPVICAQNNLQVAQVRPMAPETGFIQLLPANPTFRGPSSFFVVTDPNSGMDQHSSMMLLPGGAGEGAVCSTPHIVATPPRAQALVSFTPNVAQPFSPASTIIISSPVQPMIQNMAVPMSVIGPNSTGKFTVVPSQMLALPSTKLVNQTAKVVSKPKLLPKENVELGNTGTSVGGSSEVSDSSQGSGQLNSSSGASPSHRRILCFDENTSQTSQNATTSSPVMKESTRTERILPSILGNANTKRRVETIRLPEPSQSTGTKVPEKAAEHQQQKEATKITRIEPGTDQTVISCTSLNNAVQQNSSDLLESKTTEGDLSSFSNAEHSFEPSSQNPKPKSASVTKNTSQEEKCEQITLKTPERLSESNITQDLPNVAANKENELKGGPQELHLGVNPILSTVRSATPVSQGGSLKPTSKTSPLTKQAVEMLQDIQSQSPISTPPRRRGTTDMPLPKTPVPGCLQTDLLDGLRTPLRQRHGREGEGTPKNLAPPATPDLPTCSPASEAGSENSINMAAHTLMILSRAARTGGPLKDSLRQEEAGAAKQSSSKGKKRKHTEPSPTPKKELHLTSSSGSKKKAKKQKKLLDSFPQDLDVDKFLSSLHYDE from the exons ATGCTGCTGCCGTCTGATGTAGCGAGGCTTGTGCTTG GATACCTGCAGCAGGAAGGACTGAGTGCTACAAGTCGAGCATTTATCCTGGAGAGCCCTAACTTGAGGGAGTATGCTGAACACAGTACTGAGGATGGAATTATTCCTGCCTGCGTGTTT tctctCTTTGGAAAGAACCTGACCACGATTCTAAACGAGTATGTCGCTGCGAAGGCGAAAG aaacGTGTCAGGAGAATCAAATACCAGCTGTAATGACCTCGTTGTGGAAGAAACTGGACTTCACGCTCAACCAGATCAA ATCTATGCAAAACTCTCCTGCTGTTCAACAAATCCAGCGGC TTCGCACCCATAACAGCATTCAGAACATGCGCCGTCAGAGGGTCTTGTCCTCACCACAGACTCCTGCCCCTATGTGCATATCAGTGTCTACTCCAGGAAACTGTGTCCCTAGGCCTATCCCAACTCCTCAGTGCATCCTGGGACACTCCACCCCCGTGTGCTACACCTCCCAGCAGACAAGACCCTCCAACATCAGCCTCTCTCAGTCAG AAGAGGCACCTTTAGAAATAATGGTACCTGACCATAGATTTACCCCCGGACCATCCGGACCATTATCTCCAGCTCGCAGAAAATG CGATTCTCCAAGACGAAGAGGAGGTCAGTTTGGGATTAGCAGAGGCGTTACGGTGACCAGCATGCTCACGGTAGAATCACAGAGCCAGGAGGTTGTGACAGAGAATTTATCT caAATGGTGATTGAGAATGCCAGAGAAAAGATTCTGAATGACAGATCTTTACAAGAAAAACTTGCAGAAAATATCAACAAAATCCTGGCCAG CGATAACAGCCCACAGATATCAAAGGCAGCGTGCAACACGGTCACAGAACAAGAACAGTCCATAGATGAAATTCTAGGCCTACAG GGAGAAATTCATATGACTGATGATGCCATCCAGGACATCCTAGTACAGACTGAGTCAGATCCTGCTTTTCAGGCTCTCTTTGACCTCTTTGATTACG gaaaaaataaaatggctgaGGGTTGTGAGACTGCTGATAGAAGTAACAGTGCTCAGGAGAGTGATGAGCTGGATCATATAGACAGTGCTACAGACACAG GGACTGGACAGGAAGATTCTACATCAGGTGGAGAAACCACCACAAGAATACTAAGGAGTAAGAATGTAAAAGAGGCAAAAAGTAAAAGGAAGCCATCCCCTCCTCTTAGTACAAGCAAGTCAGTTCCAGAAGTTTCTCCGTCATGTGCAGTTACTAAACAAACAGCAGCTCCAAAAGAAATCGCACAAAACAAAAGAGGCTCCAGCAGAAGCAAAGGCATAGTTAGCAGGAAGCAGACCAGAGGCACAAGCTCTTCCTTGAAAGGGCAGTTGATTAACAAAGCACAGACTAAATCCTCTTCTGATCCAAGTGTATCAAGCTCATCTCTATCTGAAGAGGGAGCAAGCATGGAGGTGGATGAGCCAACCTCTGATATGTCTCAGGAATGCAGTACTGAAGAGTCACTACAACAAGTGCTTCAAGAGATCTCTCAGGAttcaacaaacaataaaaaagctTCAGTGTCCATTGAGCAAGCAGAACCCTCTCCCAAAGCAGGAGCAGAATGTGACGTGGAGAAGGCAGGAAGGACACAGCTGGTTGCAAACGAATGTGAAGCTTTAGGCCAGGATGTCAGTCAGCAGCCAGAAACAAATAAGCCTTTACTCAACACAGCAATGCAGGAACAGGTGTCAAGATCAGATACAACCGAGACCGGCAGTCCAGCTCCCAGTTTCTTTGAGCCATTACCTCCTGTTGTATCTGGGTCTACATCTACCATTTCCTCCTCCGCAGTTATCAATCCTTCCCAGTCTGAAACTGCTGAGTCTGACCCTAATAAAATAGTAGCTCTTAAGATCATCATCAGTGATGAGCCTGAGCAACAGGGCAATGACTCTGCTCTAAACCAAGCTGTTTCCAGCATCAGCGGTGATGGCATCCCTACAATCTTCCTCTCTCCCCCAGCCAAATCTCTATCTAAGTTACTGCCCTCTACCCCTGGAACCATAATCACTCCAGAGGAAACTGCACAGGCAGTGAGCAGCTTGCAGGGAGCAGAGACTGCAGGAGACCCAGTCATATGTGCACAGAACAATTTGCAGGTTGCACAGGTACGACCTATGGCTCCAGAGACTGGTTTCATTCAGCTGTTACCTGCTAACCCAACCTTCAGAGGACCAAGCAGCTTTTTTGTTGTGACTGATCCAAATTCAGGCATGGACCAGCATTCCAGTATGATGCTGCTTCCAGGTGGTGCAGGAGAAGGAGCAGTATGTTCTACCCCACACATTGTGGCTACACCACCTCGAGCTCAGGCTTTGGTTTCCTTTACACCAAATGTAGCTCAACCCTTCTCACCTG CATCAACCATCATAATTTCTTCACCGGTTCAACCCATGATACAGAATATGGCAGTGCCAATGTCTGTTATAGGACCGAACAGTACAGGAAAATTCACTGTAGTACCCAGTCAG ATGTTGGCTTTGCCTAGTACGAAATTGGTGAACCAAACAGCAAAGGTTGTGTCAAAACCTAAATTATTGCCTAAGGAGAATGTAGAACTGG GCAATACTGGAACATCTGTTGGTGGGTCCAGTGAAGTCTCGGACAGCTCTCAGGGCTCAGGGCAACTAAACAGCAGTTCTGGAGCAAGCCCTAGTCATCGGAGAATACTTTGCTTTGATGAAAACACTAGCCAGACAAGTCAAAATGCAACTACATCTTCCCCTGTTATGAAGGAGTccacaaggacagagagaatcCTCCCTAGCATTTTAGGCAACGCTAATACCAAGAGAAGGGTCGAGACCATAAGATTACCAGAGCCAAGTCAGAGTACAGGAACAAAGGTACCTGAAAAGGCTGCTGAACATCAGCAACAAAAAGAGGCTACAAAAATCACACGAATAGAACCAGGAACCGATCAGACTGTCATTTCTTGCACATCCTTAAACAATGCTGTTCAGCAAAATTCATCTGATCTATTGGAGTCCAAAACAACTGAAGGTGATTTATCTTCATTTTCGAATGCTGAGCACAGTTTCGAGCCGTCTTCTCAGAACCCCAAACCCAAGTCTGCCAGCGTTACAAAAAACACTTCACAAGaagaaaaatgtgaacaaaTAACTTTGAAAACACCTGAGAGGCTCTCTGAGAGcaacatcacacaggacctgccCAACGTTGCTGCAAACAAAGAGAATGAATTAAAAGGTGGACCGCAAGAGCTGCATCTAGGAGTTAACCCAATATTGTCTACAGTAAGATCTGCTACACCTGTGTCTCAGGGAGGTTCGTTGAAGCCAACAAGCAAAACAAGCCCACTTACCAAGCAAGCAGTGGAGATGCTACAGGACATCCAGAGCCAGAGCCCCATATCCACGCCACCCCGGAGAAGAGGCACCACAGACATGCCGCTTCCAAAAACACCTGTCCCAGGTTGTCTCCAGACGGACTTGCTGGATGGTTTGAGGACACCTTTAAGGCAAAGACATGGGCGTGAAGGAGAGGGCACACCCAAAAATCTGGCTCCGCCTGCTACACCTGACCTTCCTACCTGCAGCCCAGCCAGTGAGGCAGGGAGCGAGAACAGcatcaacatggctgctcatACACTTATGATCCTTTCACGCGCAGCCAGGACAGGCGGGCCGTTAAAAGACAGCTTGCGACAGGAGGAGGCTGGTGCGGCTAAACAGAGTTCTTCCAAAGGAAAGAAGCGCAAGCACACTGAACCAAGCCCTACACCAAAGAAAGAATTACACCTCACAAGTTCATCTGGCAGTAAAAAGAAAGCTAAG AAGCAGAAGAAGCTTCTTGATTCCTTCCCACAAGACCTAGATGTTGACAAGTTCCTGTCATCGTTGCATTATGATGAATGA
- the LOC113643560 gene encoding matrix metalloproteinase-20-like — protein MGLFLGLVCVFGLYAPLCLGAPLLQVERGNVTLDLGEKLQDDVILAAKYIERFYSFQKGPPGHKKRSHPSFSSKLKDMQSFFGLDQTGNLDTETLDEMKRPRCGVPDIEEYVYNRGNRWKKNVITYNIGKYTSDLPVSTVDSLIGAALDVWANASPLRFFRSSSQQADIMVEFGSKYHGDNYPFDGPKGTLAHAFDPGEGIGGDVHFDDDELWTADSRGFSLYLVAAHEFGHSLGLKHSQNPQSLMYPTYRKRQPQNMLSSEDILNINALYGPSVTSSYYTRLNWNHPFKSWYTGYYYPRAVKDKCNPDLSFDSVTNVGTSIFFFKGRYLWIRDNKHGIKEGPINTFIPKINSSIDAAYWLGKNSTTFLFRGSSYWTVKDSRIKGLRKKISSFHFPASVRHIDAAVYIPNTGHILFFTLDHYWRYDVRRKAMDKSNPHIIAEDFPGIKTPISAALYKHGFIHFFVGAEVYKYDVKRKSVVGLKKANSWLGC, from the exons ATGGGGCTCTTTCTTGGTTTAGTTTGTGTCTTCGGTCTTTATGCTCCTCTGTGTCTTGGTGCTCCTCTGCTGCAGGTTGAGCGGGGAAATGTCACATTAGATCTGGGCGAGAAACTCCAGGATGATGTGATACTAGCAGCA AAATACATCGAACGCTTCTACAGTTTTCAGAAAGGTCCACCAGGTCATAAGAAGAGAAGTCATCCCTCTTTTTCTTCTAAACTGAAAGACATGCAGAGCTTTTTTGGACTCGATCAGACAGGCAACCTGGACACTGAGACACTGGATGAAATGAAGAGGCCTCGGTGTGGCGTTCCTGATATTGAGGAATATGTTTACAACCGAGGCAACAGATGGAAGAAAAACGTGATAACTTACAA CATTGGGAAATACACCAGTGACCTACCTGTGAGTACAGTAGATTCTCTGATTGGAGCAGCTCTGGATGTGTGGGCAAATGCCAGCCCTTTACGGTTCTTCAGGTCTTCCTCTCAGCAAGCAGACATTATGGTGGAGTTTGGTTCCAAAT aTCATGGAGACAACTACCCATTTGATGGACCTAAAGGCACACTAGCTCATGCTTTTGACCCTGGAGAAGGCATTGGAGGAGATGTTCactttgatgatgatgaactaTGGACAGCAGATTCTCGAG GATTTAGCCTGTATTTGGTTGCAGCACATGAGTTTGGACACTCCTTGGGTTTAAAGCATTCTCAAAACCCACAATCCCTCATGTATCCCACCTACAGAAAGCGTCAACCACAAAACATGCTTTCGAGTGAAGATATTTTGAACATCAACGCGCTGTATG GTCCGAGCGTTACGTCATCTTATTACACAAGGCTGAATTGGAACCATCCTTTCAAATCTTGGTACACTGGCTATTACTATCCAAGGGCAGTAAAAGACAAATGCAATCCTGACCTGTCTTTTGACTCTGTTACTAATGTAGGAAcatccattttctttttcaaaggCCG GTATTTATGGATCAGGGATAATAAACATGGCATAAAAGAGGGTCCCATCAACACTTTCATTCCAAAAATTAATTCATCCATTGATGCTGCCTACTGGCTTGGAAAAAACTCTACTACCTTCCTTTTCCGTG GTTCCAGCTATTGGACTGTGAAGGACTCTCGGATAAAAGGCTTGCGTAAAAAAATCAGCAGCTTTCATTTCCCAGCCTCGGTGAGACACATAGATGCTGCAGTCTACATTCCCAACACAGGCCACATCTTATTCTTTACTCTGGACCATTACTGGAG ATATGATGTGAGACGGAAAGCCATGGATAAATCTAATCCGCACATCATCGCAGAGGATTTCCCAGGCATTAAGACACCCATCAGTGCAGCTTTGTATAAGCATG gtttcattcatttctttgttgGAGCTGAAGTGTACAAATATGATGTAAAGAGAAAAAGTGTTGTTGGGCTTAAAAAAGCTAATTCTTGGCTTGGATGTTAA